In the Oncorhynchus gorbuscha isolate QuinsamMale2020 ecotype Even-year unplaced genomic scaffold, OgorEven_v1.0 Un_scaffold_894, whole genome shotgun sequence genome, one interval contains:
- the ucn3l gene encoding urocortin 3, like — protein MMPFLRTLVVLAVLCAPTSSLCLRLYQSDYNLLCDDDILAEVQTNDVPSDTFPVSESLGSLFKSGDTLSSAESREKRTSTYPANYRFLSQTQLRSKMFQNSINNDRLRKFTLSLDVPTNIMNILFDIQKSKNLRAKAADNARLMAQIGRRKRQ, from the coding sequence ATGATGCCGTTCCTAAGAACCCTGGTTGTGCTGGCTGTCCTCTGCGCGCCAACCTCCAGCCTCTGTCTCAGACTGTACCAGAGCGACTACAACCTCCTCTGTGACGATGACATACTAGCTGAGGTCCAGACGAACGACGTTCCCAGTGACACGTTCCCAGTGTCGGAAAGCTTGGGCTCCCTCTTCAAGTCTGGAGACACTCTCTCCTCCGCAGAGTCGCGGGAGAAAAGGACATCGACTTACCCCGCCAACTACAGGTTTCTCAGTCAGACGCAGCTAAGGAGTAAGATGTTCCAGAACAGCATTAATAATGATCGGCTACGCAAGTTTACCCTGTCTCTAGATGTGCCCACCAACATCATGAACATTCTCTTTGACATCCAAAAGTCCAAGAACCTGCGCGCAAAAGCGGCCGACAACGCGCGTCTGATGGCGCAGATTGGACGAAGGAAGAGACAGTAG